AAATTGAAATGTAGTAAATTGGAAGTGGCCATGTTAGCACgacctgttttttttttttttctctttatttaatCATCTTTTAACAGTTTACAAATATTTCTTTAATGACTTGCATTATatgaaattcattttacaaaGCGTCAAGCTGATTTTAATGGGAACCAACTATGGTGGTCGGTACCGCACCGTGGTTTCAGTCATACCAGCTGGCCCTACCGTTCTAGTGGTATAGCGCAACAAGAAATACCCTTTTTCACATTGGTGAAAATTTTAGATAGTATCGTTTGAATTAACTTGTTTTGATCAATTCCAATTACATCAACTAAAATACGGTATACTTGTTGTTGcatgaataatattaaaaatataaaatttataactattttttattaagtTAAAGACTTAATTGAAATTTATTCGCCAATAAAAAATATTACACTTGaaaataaagtttaaaatttgaaatttttctagAACATACttatacatttaaaatataaaaattaaattataataaaaaagtcCACCCACCTTGCTGTCAAAGAAAAAATCTTCACTCATCCTTTAGATTCTTTTATTGAAAAAATCCCCTTACATTTCCCCctctttttatataaaaaatcccTTTTAGAATCTTCACTAATtagtattttatatataaaaaaaaaacaatctgCTCACCAGTGTGGTACTGACTACTTTAGAATAAACTATGTTGCAAACTTTTTAGCAAATAAATGGGTTAAGTGCATTGTGTCGATATTTTATAACTAGTATTTCATAATGTTTGATGTCTTGCTTTCTTTAAGTGTTTTGCTTTGATGcttttgatttgatatttgagtgtAACCACCGAATATAGGTAGAGAAGAACATAACCTTAAAGATTGTGGCTTAATACATGCCTTGAAGCCTTATCCCATTTCTTCATTTTCTGTTCGAGTTTCATTCGTGTGTTTAAGATTTTCCTCACCGGAGATTTATACTAACATGCTATGCAATGACTGTAGTtgctttattaaaaaatttatgttttggatttagaaaaaaaaaagaaattcgaAACATTAAAAAGAAAGTAGAGAAAGTGAACACAATGATATACGTGGTTCAGGAACATTCGCTACATCCATGGGCAAAATCAAAAATGAAATTCAATATTATAAAATAGAGATTACAATGAAATTACATCATAAAATAGAATACCTCGCCACAATAACTATTCACAAACTTTGAGCAATCTTTTAAATCAACATCAACTATACACTTTCCACGTATTGAGAAATACCTGGAAATAATAAATAACAAGTGACCAACAATCTCAAAATGTCAAAAGTAATACTTTATTTAAAACATCCTAGCTCTTATCTATCATCAATGGAGACTTAAGCCAGGTTCATGATTTGTGTAGATAGAAATAGATGATACTAAAAGCAATAGAAAAAAAAACTTACCACTCCATTCCTTTTGTCAACATCTACCGACCAACGACGTTGTGCCGTTGTTGTGCCCATTAGCTGGTATTGCCCTCTTGGATGCTGACCATTCAAGGCTTTATTACCCAAAGGTACGTACACCTCGCGAGTGGTACCATTTGGCCTTCTATCAATCATGGTCCCCAAAGCTGAATGAAAGTATGAGGCTAAATAAAAAACATATTTGGCTCTTCAACTACATCTATGTACCAAGCACCAAAATATGCTCCAACACAGGAAAGGAATGTCATTCTCCATAGAACCTATACTTACCCTATCATAAACATTGATAACATCACAGTTGAAGCCTTTCAAAGCAGCGGAAATTCATATAAAGATTGATAGAAAACCCACTGTGACATATTTAGCTCGGAAGCGTTAGATAGCCTGTGAAAATGATGAATATCATAATTACCATTATCTGTCTAACAAAAATCGAATGTTAGTGAATCATAATCTTTGCCTGTGTTTTAAAGGGTTTCATACATGTGGTCTGAGTGTGAAAAAATAAGGGAAGCTCCGAAAATTTGTGATGATTCATCCATATATAATCACAATGGTTGCACCCAACTAATGCACTGGTAAGAGAAGCGTTTTGATATGATGCAGAAACAAGATGGAACTTCCTACTTTATATGTGTTGGTGTTAGACACACTTTAACCAGATGAAGTAAGAACTTCAATCTGGACTTTAACAGCAACATATTTTACTCGGATAAAGAATGAAGGAAAAATGCTTGGAGTTCAAGCTTTGAGCTACTATAAAAAATAGAGAACACAATTTAGAAGGCAAAGAAAGATGGAGTATATAGAAAGAAAATCTAATGATTTcattctgaaaaaaaaaaatataagcttaaagccattacatataccagaCATTGGCTGGTCAAAAACAATAAATTCATCACCTAAACATTACTTAACTCCACTAGTTACATAGAGACTAGGTGATTTTGCTTGCAAACATAAACAAAGCTGGTGATCAGCTCTATCACCATCAAATTACATCAAACATAAACTAAACTAAGTTCAAAATGAACTAGAACACAAAATATGGACTAAacaaactaaaccatgaaaaATGAAACAGTAGCATGGTTCTTCATCTGGTTAACTCATATTTTAACCGGATAACTTATGCTTTGTGATCAACTCCTTATCTGCATGAGCTACATATCCACCTTTGTTACTGTATGTGCAGCATGGGAACTAACTTCAACACCCCTCCTTAGTTTCCATGCTTGTAACACCTAGCTGCTTTCTCAGTTTAATAAACCTTGACATACCAAGGGCCTTTGTGAAGATATCAGCAACCTGTTCCTCTGAATTGCAATGAATCAGCTCCACCTCTCGAGCTTGTTCCATCTCCCTTATCATATGTAACTTGATGCTGAAGTGCTTCGTTCTACCACGGAAGACAGGATTCTTTACAATTGCAACAGCAGACTTGTTATCACAAAAGATCTCTATTGCCTCTCTTTGATGTAGGTTAAGATCAGCTAGAATTTTTCTCAGCTAAATGGCTTGATTTACAGCATTGGCAGCTGCAACATATTCAGCTTCTGCTGTTGATTAGGCCACCATCGATTGTTTTCTTGAGCTCCAACAAAACATGGTTGAGTCAAGGGTAAAAGCATATCCAGAGGTGTTTTTCATATCATCACTTGAACCAGCTCAGTCACTATCAGTATAGCCTTTCAACTTCAAACTTTCAGCTTTGTTGAATAACACACCATAGTCAAGAGTGCCTTTGCTGTACCTTAGCACTATCTTTGCTGTTTGAAAGTGTTGGACATTACAGCAATGCATAAACCTTGATAACATACTCACAGCAAACAAGATATCTGGCCTAGTTGCTGTCAAATATAACAAACAACCAACTAGGCTCCTGTAGGTAGACTCATTGACTGGTTCATGATCTTCTTGGTTTGACAGCTTCATTCCAACAGCAATAGGAGTGCTTGTTGGCTTACAATTCTCCATTGAGAACTTGGACAAAACCTTCAAGGCAAATGTTTTCTATCTCAAGAAGATTTTTCTTCTTGTTTGGCGCACCTCTATTTCCAAAAAGTATGTCATTAGCCCCAAGTCAGACATTTCAAACATGTCCTTCATTTTGGCTTTGAATTCAGTCAACATGTCTTGATCTCCTCCAGTCACCAAAAGGTCATCGACATAGAGGGATACAATAAGCTGTATTTCAGCTTCATTCTTTTTGACATATACTGTTGGCTCACTAACACTTCCGTTAAATCCCAAACTGACCAAGTAACTGTCAATTCGAGCATACCAGGCTTTAGGAGCTTGTTTCAGGCCATATAATGCCTTCTTAAGCCTGTACACCATTTGTATTTTGCCAGACACAACGAAGCCTTGAGGCTAATCAATATAGATTTCTTCTTCAAGGAAGCCATTTAGGAATGCAGACTTCACATCAAGCTGGTGGATTTTCCACTGCATCTGAGCTGCCAAGGCAATCAGCAATCTAATGGTGTCTAGCCTGGCCACTGGTGCAAATGTTTCCAGGTAGTCCAGGCCATATTTCTGGCTGAATCTTTTAACTACAAGCCTGACCTTCAGTTTGTTCAAGTTCCCATCAGCATTTTGCTTGGCTCGATAGACCTACTTTACTCCAATAACCTTTCTCTTGGCTGGTCTAGGAACCAATTCCCATGTCTGGTTCTTCTCAATCATGGCAATTTCATCAACCATAGCCTGTTTCCAGCCTTCATCAGCTTCAGCTTCTTTAAAACTGCATGGCTCCACTATGGCAACTTGAGCTCTTTCATAAATTTCAACCAAAAGTCTAGTGCCTCTGACTGGCATGTCATCAATGTCCATTTCAAGACTAATTTGATTAGGTTCATCATGATCAACCATCAACTCTTCAGAAATAGCCTCTGGCTCATTCTTCTCCCAATTCCAGCATCCTTTTTCATCGAAGATCACATCTCTGCTTACTTGAATTTTGTTTGTTAAAGGGTCCAAAATCCTATAGCCCTTCTTGGCCATACTATACCCGGCTAAAATACCAGGAATAGCTCTTTTGGACAACTTATCCCTCTTTACAGCTGGTATGTGGCTGTAACATAGGCAACCAAAGACTTTCATATGAGCCAATGATGGCTTGAACCCGAACCAGGCCTCAAAAGGTGTCTTGTGAGCAAGTGCTTTGGTTGGAGCCTATTCTGAATGTAAACAGCAGTATTGACAGCTTCAGCCCACATGGTCTTGGGTAAATTCTTCTCAAACAATAAACATCTGGCCATATCCATCAAGCTCCTATTCTTCCTTTCACTTATACCATTTTGTTGAGGTGTATAAGTGTTAGTGAGCTGGTGTCTAATGCCAACTTCATCACAAAAGGTATTAAACCTGAATAAAGTATACTCTATTCCATTATCAGACCTAAAGGTCTTAAGTTTACAGCCTGTTTCATTTTCTGCTACAGCTTTAAATTTCTAGAATATTGAAAGTACTTCATACTTATTCCGGAAAAAATATACCCAACAATACCTGGAGTAATCATCAATAAATAAAATGAAGTATCTGCTTCTATTCAATGATTCAGTCTTCATGGGGCCACACACATCTGTGTGTACAAGCTACAGCTTCTCAGAGGCTCTCCATGCTTGATTGGTAGGAAATGGCGATCTTGCTTGTTTTCCCAATTGACAGACTTCACATACCTCTTCTTCCTCAACAGAGTTGGTGAAGTTTTCAACCAAGTCTTCACTGATCATCTGAGTTATTGATCTGAAGTTGGCATGTAACAgaccgattttgggcctagtcagaacagtagtttcgggaccactatttcgaggccagagaaaattattttagtattattttgtgttataatataattttataagtgcatgtaaattttggtaagttaattttagcgatttctagtctaatttcgaaaaatgactaaatcgcgtaaaaggtaaaagttgagttttaatacctaaaggtgttaaattgccttgtatcttaaattggaggtctttaaagtgaaattaggccatttaaagagtgatggccggccatgagacaaggaatgaAATGGTCAAACATGTTAGGTAAGTGTTGGGTGACTTATTtgacaaataagtaataaaataaagaaaagaaaatatcatcttttcttcatcttctctccactgaaaaaatggcagcaaagaaagggtttagaagctggaaactttcagcaaagaaactccctttatagtaagtgatttcaatgctttttcttgatgatttttacatttttggaacccctaaagcatgagctttcatatgaggggtctattttgcaaaatgatgaagagtctagggtttttccatgagagtaaatgtgttgtttgctgtgtttttatggaagattatgagtcctagttgtctaataaacaacttttgtgaaagaaattgcacgaaaacaccttaaaaagggctaaattgctaagttgtaaaatgagttgtaaatgtgtgaaatagttgaaattatgagttgctatagttatgaaaatggttcatctagactcaatgagtaaagaaatgtgataaaaattattttacgagcctaggggtaatttggtaattttggcaaaatataggggcaaaattgtaaaaattgcccaagtgtgtcaatggactaatttgatcagtacattgttttaataagttgactgtgatattttagatgatgaaaattgagatttggacctagaacggaaagaaatcgattaagggataattacgtctttttttttacctttgtggtatcgaggtaagttcagtgtaaataatgtagcataattgttatttttaagttattgatgttaaatatatgatatgctgatttttatcatgaaatatatactttgtggttattttcgaataaaatgcaagttatgtgtattatctgttaaatataaagtgctaccgagtattggtttcggtattttacggaagatggcaaggatatgtgttcgaggaaaatcccgtttgaaccttaggaatagattaggatacaagtgacatgtcactaggatggttgagcattcgaactcgttgagttgagtccgagttcacttatagatgcgaatgttcgaactcgttgagttgagtccgagtttgtgagatgtaactaggcatccgagctcgttgagttgagtccgagttcacttatggatgcgaacgcccgagcttgttgagttgagtccgagttcacttatgggcgggttacatggtagcttggctacatatgtggcacttatgtgtaaactttccatgtatccgaattatattccgatgtgttcaacgggtaaaattctactcaaatggaggaatactcgagatgaaagggacgtattggtaaatattgtgaaatggatattttgaacaggtatgtacttaaccctcgggttgaaaactcaatataacaacaatatggtaagatggtaaatgaaaatgtgatatgaatgtctcggtgatgattatacaaacgatgttgtattaattttgtgaacaatgatcatgaatgagtaatttagccttgacagatttaagttactgcagtagtgtaactttgaaaatacactaaaaatagtggaaaatgagttagaggcagaataaaatatgggattaaatcttaatgagtctattttcacatgaaagaaacaggggaggaaaaagaattccatattgtgtgatatttgaattcttgtgaaatagggtctgaatgaattcgagatcccctgttctgaatttagaaattcaccaaaaattgtaaaaaaattattaagagtcataccttacatgcatggattccttattgagtctatttttaggggaaATAAATGGCATGGTCtttggaattttgtacagggagaaattcggtttgtagtgcacaggggtcagagtggtcataccctgaaataggggagactttaactaataaactgtactaattggcccatccaaaaattctagaaaaatattagtaagtatacatatgagtctagtttcaagagaaatataCGAGAACATTTTTTGaatcttgtactatgagataattgaactttagtacagaagggtcgaaactgtcagacagtgaattaggggtaactttgagaaataaactgtactatttggcttaaccaaaaattctgtaaattttatggaagaaaggaaaataagtctagtttcagggaaaattaacggaacttaattcggagttttttagctccagatataaataatttagtgaccgttgctcagaaagacagcttgtagtgaacttgaaaatatgttgtaaacattgataaaacaagttaatgagttgcttattgttttcatatgaacttactaagtgaaagcttaccccccttctttcccatgttttctagagtttctaggttagctcgggttggaggccgtcagagatattatcacactgtcaagctaacgctattggtgtagtgatttcaagtactttgagcctatggcatgtataggagtttaaatattagagtatgtgatatggctttaaccatatgtgttggcctattttgattatgggatTGTAAATCTAAtctaattatgcatgcatgtgctatggtattatgtgatgagtttataatgattatagtatgaatgtggtaaagatgtgagtaaaatctatgatatctattgcatgtgaaattgccataatcatgacatgttaggaatgtttaagtacctaattttgtcatgttgtatgttattgtataAGTTTGCCTGTATCTAttgtgagtgtgacaaaatggcttggaaaatagcctcataTTTGTCCAGGTTTTGGACAcgggtttgggacacgggcgtgtccctagcacacgggcgtgtgctctatacccacacgggcgtatgaagccttgatgcaagagattttctaagtttttcatgagttctcggttgggttcTGAACCActccggatgtatgttttgggcctcgtaagcccgtatataggacagattgtatgtgaaaataaaagtttttaattatttgagatttcatggccctgtttagtatggaagtgttagtaaaagtcaggtagcacctcgtaCCCCATCCTGGcatcggatgcgggcgaggggtgttacatggcatgCCCAAGCCTTTGGTGCCAAAGCTTGGAGTCTTCAGAAGAAACAACATAAGCATTATCAAAGCCTTTATTCCAGTCCACAACAAAGCTCTTTTCTGTCATGGCCACTGACATGAGCATAGATCCACTTGGATCACTAATCTAACATTCATTTTCTTTGAACACCACAGTATAGCCTTTTTCAACTAACTAAGCTATACTTAACAGGTTTCTTTCAATTTCAGGAACTAACAAAACATTTGAAATGATCTTGTTACCTGTTAGAGTGCAAATAACCACATCTCCCTTTCCTTCTGCCTTGATAAAGTGGCCATTGCCAACTTTAACTTTTGTTTTACAGCTTCTGTCTAAGGACTTGAAAATAGCTGCATCTGGTGACATATGGTTGGTGCAGCCACTGTCAAGGAGCCAACCATTTGAGACTTTCTTCTGAGCAGCTGAGCAAGAGACTGCAAAGACTTGCTCCTCATTGTCACTGCCTTCTTCAGCTACCCAAGCTTTAGCCTTGTGTTGTTAGATTTGGCCAGGTCTGCCTTTTTCTTTACAGACCCTTTCAACATGGCCTTTCTTTTTGCAGTGTTGACACAGGTCTGAACCAACATTTGGCTTCTGGATGACCAGGCCTCTTGCAAAATCTGCAGAGTCGATCTCCTCCTCTTGCAGCATCAGGCTTAGGCCTGTTTTTCCAGTTCTTCTTGCCTTTGTAGGTTGAGGAAAAGGCACCTTCTTGGCGCTCCTTCGATCTACTGGCCCTCCTTTGCTCTTGTGCAGACAGAGCATTGATCAGCTCTGTTAAAGAGATGCTGGTCAGGTCCCTTGAATCCTTTAAGGAGGATATTTTTGCTTCATACCTTTCTGGTAAGGTAGAGAGCACTTTCTCCACAATCCTTGCCTCATCAACAAGGAGCCTTATGCTGTTAACTACAGCCATGATTCTGTCAGAATACTTCTTGACAGTTTCTTCTTCCTTCATCTTCAAGTTCTCGAACTCCCTTCTTAGGTTCAAGAGCTGCTGCTGCCTTGTCCTCTCTGTGCCTTGGAACTCCTCCTTGAGTTTGTCCCAGTCTTGTTTTGGTGTTTCACAAGCCATGATTCTAGTAAAAATTACATCAGAAACACAGTTCTGAATGCATGACATGGCCTTGtgctttttattttttctttgagtCTCGCTTCATTTGAGCCACTGTTGGATTTGCTTTCAATGGTTCTGGTTCAACATCTGAGTTAACTACCTCCCATAGATCAAATGCCTGGAGGTAGGTTCTCATCTTGACTACCCAAATGTGATATCCTTCTCCATTGAAAACTAGAGGTGTAGCTGGTGAGAAGCTTGATGAAGCCATCAGTATGTGATCCAACTATAACAGGTCCACTAAGATAAGggctctagataccaattgttggtgttAGACACACTTTAACCGGATGAAATAAGAACTTCAATCTAGACTTTAACAGCAACGTATTTTACCCGGATAAAGAATGAATTAAAAATGCTTGGAGTTCAAGCTTTGAGCTATTGTAAAAAATGGAGAACAAAATTTAGAAGGCAAAGAAAGATAGAGTATATGGAAAAAAAATCTAATGATTTCattctgaaaaaaaaaatataagcttaaagccattacatataccagaCATTGGCTGGTCAAAAACAATAAATTCATCACCTAAACATTACCTAACTCCACTAGTTACATAGGGACTAGGTGATTTTGCTTGCAAACATAAACAAAGCTGGTGATCAGCTCTATCACCATCAAATTACATCAAACATAAACTAAACTAAGTTCAAAATGAACTAGAACACAAAATATGGACTAAacaaactaaaccatgaaaaCTGAAACAGTAGCATGGTTCTTCATCTGGTTAACTCATATTTTAACCGGGTAACTTATGCTTTGTGATCAACTCCTTATCTGCATGAGCTGCATATCCATCTTTTTTGCTGCATGTGCAGCATGGGAACTAACTTCAACAATATGCCAATCTATGGGACCAGAAAGCTGAAAAGCAACATTGAAAGAGAGCTGCAATGAAACTAGTTCCAAACTGCTACAGTATATATAtcattttattcatttaac
This is a stretch of genomic DNA from Gossypium arboreum isolate Shixiya-1 chromosome 11, ASM2569848v2, whole genome shotgun sequence. It encodes these proteins:
- the LOC108471902 gene encoding uncharacterized protein LOC108471902, whose amino-acid sequence is MACETPKQDWDKLKEEFQGTERTRQQQLLNLRREFENLKMKEEETVKKYSDRIMAVVNSIRLLVDEARIVEKVLSTLPERYEAKISSLKDSRDLTSISLTELINALSAQEQRRASRSKERQEGAFSSTYKGKKNWKNRPKPDAARGGDRLCRFCKRPGHPEAKSEEGSDNEEQVFAVSCSAAQKKVSNGWLLDSGCTNHMSPDAAIFKSLDRSCKTKVKVGNGHFIKAEGKGDVVICTLTVAMTEKSFVVDWNKGFDNAYVVSSEDSKLWHQRLGHAM